The Oncorhynchus tshawytscha isolate Ot180627B linkage group LG20, Otsh_v2.0, whole genome shotgun sequence genome has a window encoding:
- the LOC112220061 gene encoding serine/threonine-protein phosphatase 6 catalytic subunit, whose translation MAPLDLDKYVEIARQCKYLPENDLKRLCDYVCDLLLEESNVQPVSTPVTVCGDIHGQFYDLCELFRTGGQVPDTNYIFMGDFVDRGYYSLETFTYLLALKAKWPDRITLLRGNHESRQITQVYGFYDECQTKYGNANAWRYCTKVFDMLTVAALIDEQVLCVHGGLSPDIKTLDQIRTIERNQEIPHKGAFCDLVWSDPEDVDTWAISPRGAGWLFGAKVTNEFVHINNLKLICRAHQLVHEGYKFMFDEKLVTVWSAPNYCYRCGNIASIMVFKDVNTREPKLFRAVPDSERVIPPRTTTPYFL comes from the exons atggcgCCGTTAGACTTGGATAAGTATGTTGAGATTGCAAGACAGTGCAAATATTTACCAGAAAACGACTTAAAG AGATTATGTGACTATGTATGTGATTTGCTACTCGAGGAATCAAATGTTCAACCAGTATCCACTCCAGTCACTGTTTGTGGAGACATTCATGGCCAG TTTTATGACCTATGTGAACTCTTCAGAACTGGTGGACAAGTTCCAGACACAAACTACATTTTTATG GGAGACTTTGTGGACAGGGGATACTACAGCTTGGAGACATTCACGTACCTGCTAGCCTTAAAAGCCAAGTGGCCGGACCGCATCACGCTTCTACGAGGAAATCACGAAAGCAGGCAGATAACACAGGTGTACGGCTTTTACG ATGAGTGCCAAACTAAATATGGGAATGCAAATGCGTGGCGATACTGCACTAAAGTGTTTGACATGCTAACAGTAGCGGCT TTGATAGACGAGCAGGTCCTTTGTGTGCATGGTGGTCTTTCACCTGACATCAAGACCCTGGACCAGATCCGAACAATCGAGCGCAACCAAGAGATTCCCCACAAGGGGGCCTTCTGTGACCTGGTGTGGTCGGACCCAGAGGATGTGGACACCTGGGCCATCAGTCCGCGAGGTGCAGGCTGGCTGTTTGGCGCCAAGGTCACTAATGAG TTTGTTCACATCAATAATCTGAAGCTGATTTGCCGTGCACACCAGCTGGTCCACGAGGGCTACAAGTTCATGTTTGACGAGAAGCTGGTGACTGTGTGGTCCGCGCCCAACTACTGTTACCGCTGTGGAAACATTGCCTCCATCATGGTCTTCAAAGACGTGAACACCCGGGAGCCCAAGCTGTTCCGCGCCGTGCCCGACTCGGAGCGGGTCATCCCtcccagaacaacaacacctTATTTCCTCTAA